The following coding sequences are from one Alosa alosa isolate M-15738 ecotype Scorff River chromosome 13, AALO_Geno_1.1, whole genome shotgun sequence window:
- the LOC125305898 gene encoding angiopoietin-1-like isoform X2 — protein MRRSGLLCPRLCLAALLVWARCGAGGGEERHQPSLTTGTGDGRGYSSTPLAQCTYTFILPEMAGATQSRCPDQGPQELGSSNSLLGDALQGAQVPVGQRIQHLELAMENYTHWIQLIEGSVRNNANVEARRLEHSTVNEDTAAILDLSTNLLYQTAKHTRKLMEVETQVLDQTSKLEIQLLENSLTKNKLETQLLQQTNEITKLIDQNGVVERRLRDMESQHQQQLQALREERSGLQRVVLQQSQLTEELQSHVRLVTSNNSLLQSQQQQLREAIRRLLEVCSKDKEASNSLQQADEQRTFRDCADLFHSGFNKSGVYTIHLTIQYTAKVYCDMDTAGGGWTMIQRRQDGTTDFHRSWKEYKMGFGTVSGEHWLGNELVFLLTSQGQYSLRVELTDWNDQQAFSQYEQFHISNEKQKYRLSVKGYSGTAGRLSSLVSRGADFSTKDVDNDNCICQCAPLLTGGWWFDACGASNLNGVYYRQGQHMGKLNGIKWHYFKGPSYSLHKTTMMIRPLDFGDSVRGLKIGHDASE, from the exons ATGCGCCGGAGTGGACTTCTCTGCCCGCGGCTCTGTCTGGCCGCTCTGTTGGTGTGGGCGAGGTGCGGGGCAGGAGGCGGAGAGGAGCGCCACCAGCCGAGTCTGACCACGGGCACAGGTGACGGGAGGGGCTACAGCTCCACGCCGCTCGCCCAGTGCACTTACACCTTCATCCTGCCCGAGATGGCAGGGGCCACCCAGTCCAGATGCCCCGATCAGGGGCCGCAAGAGCTGGGCAGCAGCAACAGCCTTCTGGGAGACGCTCTGCAGGGAGCGCAAGTCCCTGTGGGCCAGCGAATTCAGCACCTGGAGCTGGCCATGGAGAACTACACGCACTGGATCCAGCTG ATTGAGGGGTCAGTGAGAAATAATGCTAATGTCGAGGCAAGGAGATTGGAGCACAGCACAGTCAATGAGGACACTGctgccattttggatctcaGCACCAACTTGCTCTATcagacagccaaacacacacgaaAACTAATGGAAGTTGAGACACAG GTTCTGGATCAGACCTCCAAGCTAGAGATTCAGCTGCTGGAGAACTctttgacaaaaaacaaattggaGACCCAGCTGTTACAGCAAACCAATGAAATCACTAAGTTGATTGATCAAAATGG tGTTGTAGAGCGCCGCTTGCGTGACATGGAGtcacagcatcagcagcagctgcaggccTTGAGAGAGGAGCGCTCGGGTCTGCAGAGGGTGGTGCTTCAGCAGAGCCAGCTGACAGAAGAGCTGCAGAGCCACGTGCGCCTGGTCACCAGCAACAACAGCCTACTGcagagccagcagcagcagctcaggGAGGCCATCAGACGCCTGCTGGAGGTCTGCTCCAAAGACAAAG AGGCCTCCAACAGCCTACAGCAGGCTGATGAACAGAGGACATTTCGAGACTGTGCTGATCTTTTCCATTCTGGTTTCAACAAGAGTGGAGTCTACACCATTCATCTGACAATTCAGTACACTGCAAAG GTTTACTGTGACATGGACACAGCAGGAGGAGGGTGGACCATGATCCAAAGGAGACAAGATGGCACCACAGACTTCCACAGGAGCTGGAAGGAATATAAGATG ggcTTTGGCACTGTCTCTGGAGAGCACTGGCTGGGGAATGAGCTTGTGTTCCTGTTGACCAGTCAGGGCCAGTACTCCTTGAGGGTCGAGCTCACAGACTGGAATGACCAGCAAGCATTCTCTCAGTATGAACAGTTCCACATCtctaatgaaaaacaaaagtacAG GCTATCTGTGAAGGGCTACAGTGGGACTGCTGGCAGACTCAGCAGCTTGGTCTCTCGCGGAGCTGACTTCAGCACAAAAGATGTGGACAATGATAACTGCATTTGCCAGTGTGCACCGCTGCTCACTGGAG GCTGGTGGTTTGATGCTTGTGGCGCCTCCAATCTCAACGGTGTCTACTACAGACAAGGCCAACACATGGGCAAACTCAATGGCATCAAATGGCACTATTTTAAGGGCCCTAGTTACTCTCTTCACAAGACCACCATGATGATCCGTCCGTTGGACTTTGGAGACAGTGTCAGAGGACTCAAAATAGGTCATGATGCATCTGAATAA
- the LOC125305898 gene encoding angiopoietin-1-like isoform X4: protein MIEGSVRNNANVEARRLEHSTVNEDTAAILDLSTNLLYQTAKHTRKLMEVETQVLDQTSKLEIQLLENSLTKNKLETQLLQQTNEITKLIDQNGVVERRLRDMESQHQQQLQALREERSGLQRVVLQQSQLTEELQSHVRLVTSNNSLLQSQQQQLREAIRRLLEVCSKDKVEASNSLQQADEQRTFRDCADLFHSGFNKSGVYTIHLTIQYTAKVYCDMDTAGGGWTMIQRRQDGTTDFHRSWKEYKMGFGTVSGEHWLGNELVFLLTSQGQYSLRVELTDWNDQQAFSQYEQFHISNEKQKYRLSVKGYSGTAGRLSSLVSRGADFSTKDVDNDNCICQCAPLLTGGWWFDACGASNLNGVYYRQGQHMGKLNGIKWHYFKGPSYSLHKTTMMIRPLDFGDSVRGLKIGHDASE from the exons ATG ATTGAGGGGTCAGTGAGAAATAATGCTAATGTCGAGGCAAGGAGATTGGAGCACAGCACAGTCAATGAGGACACTGctgccattttggatctcaGCACCAACTTGCTCTATcagacagccaaacacacacgaaAACTAATGGAAGTTGAGACACAG GTTCTGGATCAGACCTCCAAGCTAGAGATTCAGCTGCTGGAGAACTctttgacaaaaaacaaattggaGACCCAGCTGTTACAGCAAACCAATGAAATCACTAAGTTGATTGATCAAAATGG tGTTGTAGAGCGCCGCTTGCGTGACATGGAGtcacagcatcagcagcagctgcaggccTTGAGAGAGGAGCGCTCGGGTCTGCAGAGGGTGGTGCTTCAGCAGAGCCAGCTGACAGAAGAGCTGCAGAGCCACGTGCGCCTGGTCACCAGCAACAACAGCCTACTGcagagccagcagcagcagctcaggGAGGCCATCAGACGCCTGCTGGAGGTCTGCTCCAAAGACAAAG tAGAGGCCTCCAACAGCCTACAGCAGGCTGATGAACAGAGGACATTTCGAGACTGTGCTGATCTTTTCCATTCTGGTTTCAACAAGAGTGGAGTCTACACCATTCATCTGACAATTCAGTACACTGCAAAG GTTTACTGTGACATGGACACAGCAGGAGGAGGGTGGACCATGATCCAAAGGAGACAAGATGGCACCACAGACTTCCACAGGAGCTGGAAGGAATATAAGATG ggcTTTGGCACTGTCTCTGGAGAGCACTGGCTGGGGAATGAGCTTGTGTTCCTGTTGACCAGTCAGGGCCAGTACTCCTTGAGGGTCGAGCTCACAGACTGGAATGACCAGCAAGCATTCTCTCAGTATGAACAGTTCCACATCtctaatgaaaaacaaaagtacAG GCTATCTGTGAAGGGCTACAGTGGGACTGCTGGCAGACTCAGCAGCTTGGTCTCTCGCGGAGCTGACTTCAGCACAAAAGATGTGGACAATGATAACTGCATTTGCCAGTGTGCACCGCTGCTCACTGGAG GCTGGTGGTTTGATGCTTGTGGCGCCTCCAATCTCAACGGTGTCTACTACAGACAAGGCCAACACATGGGCAAACTCAATGGCATCAAATGGCACTATTTTAAGGGCCCTAGTTACTCTCTTCACAAGACCACCATGATGATCCGTCCGTTGGACTTTGGAGACAGTGTCAGAGGACTCAAAATAGGTCATGATGCATCTGAATAA
- the LOC125305898 gene encoding angiopoietin-1-like isoform X1 has protein sequence MRRSGLLCPRLCLAALLVWARCGAGGGEERHQPSLTTGTGDGRGYSSTPLAQCTYTFILPEMAGATQSRCPDQGPQELGSSNSLLGDALQGAQVPVGQRIQHLELAMENYTHWIQLIEGSVRNNANVEARRLEHSTVNEDTAAILDLSTNLLYQTAKHTRKLMEVETQVLDQTSKLEIQLLENSLTKNKLETQLLQQTNEITKLIDQNGVVERRLRDMESQHQQQLQALREERSGLQRVVLQQSQLTEELQSHVRLVTSNNSLLQSQQQQLREAIRRLLEVCSKDKVEASNSLQQADEQRTFRDCADLFHSGFNKSGVYTIHLTIQYTAKVYCDMDTAGGGWTMIQRRQDGTTDFHRSWKEYKMGFGTVSGEHWLGNELVFLLTSQGQYSLRVELTDWNDQQAFSQYEQFHISNEKQKYRLSVKGYSGTAGRLSSLVSRGADFSTKDVDNDNCICQCAPLLTGGWWFDACGASNLNGVYYRQGQHMGKLNGIKWHYFKGPSYSLHKTTMMIRPLDFGDSVRGLKIGHDASE, from the exons ATGCGCCGGAGTGGACTTCTCTGCCCGCGGCTCTGTCTGGCCGCTCTGTTGGTGTGGGCGAGGTGCGGGGCAGGAGGCGGAGAGGAGCGCCACCAGCCGAGTCTGACCACGGGCACAGGTGACGGGAGGGGCTACAGCTCCACGCCGCTCGCCCAGTGCACTTACACCTTCATCCTGCCCGAGATGGCAGGGGCCACCCAGTCCAGATGCCCCGATCAGGGGCCGCAAGAGCTGGGCAGCAGCAACAGCCTTCTGGGAGACGCTCTGCAGGGAGCGCAAGTCCCTGTGGGCCAGCGAATTCAGCACCTGGAGCTGGCCATGGAGAACTACACGCACTGGATCCAGCTG ATTGAGGGGTCAGTGAGAAATAATGCTAATGTCGAGGCAAGGAGATTGGAGCACAGCACAGTCAATGAGGACACTGctgccattttggatctcaGCACCAACTTGCTCTATcagacagccaaacacacacgaaAACTAATGGAAGTTGAGACACAG GTTCTGGATCAGACCTCCAAGCTAGAGATTCAGCTGCTGGAGAACTctttgacaaaaaacaaattggaGACCCAGCTGTTACAGCAAACCAATGAAATCACTAAGTTGATTGATCAAAATGG tGTTGTAGAGCGCCGCTTGCGTGACATGGAGtcacagcatcagcagcagctgcaggccTTGAGAGAGGAGCGCTCGGGTCTGCAGAGGGTGGTGCTTCAGCAGAGCCAGCTGACAGAAGAGCTGCAGAGCCACGTGCGCCTGGTCACCAGCAACAACAGCCTACTGcagagccagcagcagcagctcaggGAGGCCATCAGACGCCTGCTGGAGGTCTGCTCCAAAGACAAAG tAGAGGCCTCCAACAGCCTACAGCAGGCTGATGAACAGAGGACATTTCGAGACTGTGCTGATCTTTTCCATTCTGGTTTCAACAAGAGTGGAGTCTACACCATTCATCTGACAATTCAGTACACTGCAAAG GTTTACTGTGACATGGACACAGCAGGAGGAGGGTGGACCATGATCCAAAGGAGACAAGATGGCACCACAGACTTCCACAGGAGCTGGAAGGAATATAAGATG ggcTTTGGCACTGTCTCTGGAGAGCACTGGCTGGGGAATGAGCTTGTGTTCCTGTTGACCAGTCAGGGCCAGTACTCCTTGAGGGTCGAGCTCACAGACTGGAATGACCAGCAAGCATTCTCTCAGTATGAACAGTTCCACATCtctaatgaaaaacaaaagtacAG GCTATCTGTGAAGGGCTACAGTGGGACTGCTGGCAGACTCAGCAGCTTGGTCTCTCGCGGAGCTGACTTCAGCACAAAAGATGTGGACAATGATAACTGCATTTGCCAGTGTGCACCGCTGCTCACTGGAG GCTGGTGGTTTGATGCTTGTGGCGCCTCCAATCTCAACGGTGTCTACTACAGACAAGGCCAACACATGGGCAAACTCAATGGCATCAAATGGCACTATTTTAAGGGCCCTAGTTACTCTCTTCACAAGACCACCATGATGATCCGTCCGTTGGACTTTGGAGACAGTGTCAGAGGACTCAAAATAGGTCATGATGCATCTGAATAA
- the LOC125305898 gene encoding angiopoietin-1-like isoform X3 codes for MRRSGLLCPRLCLAALLVWARCGAGGGEERHQPSLTTGTGDGRGYSSTPLAQCTYTFILPEMAGATQSRCPDQGPQELGSSNSLLGDALQGAQVPVGQRIQHLELAMENYTHWIQLIEGSVRNNANVEARRLEHSTVNEDTAAILDLSTNLLYQTAKHTRKLMEVETQVLDQTSKLEIQLLENSLTKNKLETQLLQQTNEITKLIDQNGVVERRLRDMESQHQQQLQALREERSGLQRVVLQQSQLTEELQSHVRLVTSNNSLLQSQQQQLREAIRRLLEVCSKDKVEASNSLQQADEQRTFRDCADLFHSGFNKSGVYTIHLTIQYTAKVYCDMDTAGGGWTMIQRRQDGTTDFHRSWKEYKMGFGTVSGEHWLGNELVFLLTSQGQYSLRVELTDWNDQQAFSQYEQFHISNEKQKYRLSVKGYSGTAGRLSSLVSRGADFSTKDVDNDNCICQCAPLLTGGKLVV; via the exons ATGCGCCGGAGTGGACTTCTCTGCCCGCGGCTCTGTCTGGCCGCTCTGTTGGTGTGGGCGAGGTGCGGGGCAGGAGGCGGAGAGGAGCGCCACCAGCCGAGTCTGACCACGGGCACAGGTGACGGGAGGGGCTACAGCTCCACGCCGCTCGCCCAGTGCACTTACACCTTCATCCTGCCCGAGATGGCAGGGGCCACCCAGTCCAGATGCCCCGATCAGGGGCCGCAAGAGCTGGGCAGCAGCAACAGCCTTCTGGGAGACGCTCTGCAGGGAGCGCAAGTCCCTGTGGGCCAGCGAATTCAGCACCTGGAGCTGGCCATGGAGAACTACACGCACTGGATCCAGCTG ATTGAGGGGTCAGTGAGAAATAATGCTAATGTCGAGGCAAGGAGATTGGAGCACAGCACAGTCAATGAGGACACTGctgccattttggatctcaGCACCAACTTGCTCTATcagacagccaaacacacacgaaAACTAATGGAAGTTGAGACACAG GTTCTGGATCAGACCTCCAAGCTAGAGATTCAGCTGCTGGAGAACTctttgacaaaaaacaaattggaGACCCAGCTGTTACAGCAAACCAATGAAATCACTAAGTTGATTGATCAAAATGG tGTTGTAGAGCGCCGCTTGCGTGACATGGAGtcacagcatcagcagcagctgcaggccTTGAGAGAGGAGCGCTCGGGTCTGCAGAGGGTGGTGCTTCAGCAGAGCCAGCTGACAGAAGAGCTGCAGAGCCACGTGCGCCTGGTCACCAGCAACAACAGCCTACTGcagagccagcagcagcagctcaggGAGGCCATCAGACGCCTGCTGGAGGTCTGCTCCAAAGACAAAG tAGAGGCCTCCAACAGCCTACAGCAGGCTGATGAACAGAGGACATTTCGAGACTGTGCTGATCTTTTCCATTCTGGTTTCAACAAGAGTGGAGTCTACACCATTCATCTGACAATTCAGTACACTGCAAAG GTTTACTGTGACATGGACACAGCAGGAGGAGGGTGGACCATGATCCAAAGGAGACAAGATGGCACCACAGACTTCCACAGGAGCTGGAAGGAATATAAGATG ggcTTTGGCACTGTCTCTGGAGAGCACTGGCTGGGGAATGAGCTTGTGTTCCTGTTGACCAGTCAGGGCCAGTACTCCTTGAGGGTCGAGCTCACAGACTGGAATGACCAGCAAGCATTCTCTCAGTATGAACAGTTCCACATCtctaatgaaaaacaaaagtacAG GCTATCTGTGAAGGGCTACAGTGGGACTGCTGGCAGACTCAGCAGCTTGGTCTCTCGCGGAGCTGACTTCAGCACAAAAGATGTGGACAATGATAACTGCATTTGCCAGTGTGCACCGCTGCTCACTGGAGGCAA GCTGGTGGTTTGA